From Oxobacter pfennigii, a single genomic window includes:
- a CDS encoding GNAT family N-acetyltransferase has product MIRKLSVQDNDKLMEYLKEEASMNLFIIGDIENFGYDKDFMDLWGDFDDNGNYRGVLLRYYNSVIIYAKGDFDVFGFADIMKGFECVEVISGKGGVTEKFENIPGLKLGERRPTYLCELKDSSSLAAISDVSKVKKAGVNDVDRIMELWSITSEFSPVTGSTRRSTKNKLETKSGRVFYIEENGKIISSASTTAENSVSAMIVGVSTHPNHRNKGYATLCMNVLCRELLSEGRLLCLFYDNPVAGKIYKSLGFRDIGIWNMHKN; this is encoded by the coding sequence ATGATAAGAAAATTATCAGTTCAGGATAATGACAAGCTTATGGAGTATCTTAAGGAAGAAGCGTCCATGAATCTATTTATAATAGGTGATATTGAGAATTTCGGGTATGATAAGGACTTTATGGATTTGTGGGGAGACTTTGACGATAACGGAAATTACAGAGGCGTGCTGTTAAGGTATTATAATTCTGTCATTATATATGCAAAGGGTGATTTTGACGTATTTGGTTTTGCCGATATTATGAAAGGATTTGAGTGTGTGGAAGTAATATCGGGAAAAGGCGGAGTAACGGAGAAGTTTGAGAATATACCCGGATTGAAACTCGGTGAAAGGCGCCCGACATACCTTTGCGAATTGAAAGACAGCAGCAGTTTAGCTGCAATATCCGATGTAAGCAAGGTCAAAAAGGCTGGTGTAAATGACGTGGACAGAATTATGGAACTGTGGTCCATTACATCCGAATTTTCACCGGTTACCGGCAGCACCAGGAGAAGCACCAAAAACAAGCTGGAGACTAAATCCGGCCGGGTATTTTATATAGAAGAAAACGGGAAGATTATTTCCTCTGCCAGCACTACTGCTGAAAATTCAGTGTCTGCCATGATAGTTGGCGTAAGCACCCACCCGAATCACCGCAATAAAGGCTATGCCACCCTTTGTATGAATGTATTATGCCGGGAGCTTTTATCTGAAGGAAGGTTATTATGCCTCTTCTACGACAATCCCGTTGCCGGAAAGATATACAAAAGCTTAGGATTTAGAGATATAGGAATATGGAACATGCACAAGAATTGA
- a CDS encoding GNAT family N-acetyltransferase, which yields MKYIYSLQFCPYTQYGGMEMTISEFRAITTADIPAMTNLLISRQILESDTFPFLQNRCLNTKYGMDALEKLFMSSTVTGAGAFVENELAGYIMGEIKVDPSRGRHAWVPYEGMAVRADQSPELIRTLYEKVCTAWLKQGCFMHYVIVPLGNQAYFEAFQRLSFFIQQVHGVMNLEEYRPFAHVPDIKVRIAGKADREKMGRMSGIIQSYQNSAPTFELVLPEVEADIKAGYERTVEDGDMTVLLAEKDGEELGFQIYEAAASGLMSPDGGAELSVAGTYPCRMGTGVGKKLMNEGCSLMRERGVRHIIADWRITNLASSTFWPKCGFKPAAYRMVRYIDSSWTWAGFDHLDIQ from the coding sequence GTGAAGTATATATACTCTTTACAATTTTGTCCTTACACCCAATATGGAGGAATGGAAATGACAATATCCGAATTCAGAGCAATTACCACTGCCGATATCCCCGCCATGACTAATTTACTGATATCAAGACAGATACTTGAGAGTGACACATTCCCATTTCTTCAAAATCGCTGTCTCAACACAAAATATGGCATGGATGCGCTTGAAAAGTTATTTATGAGCAGCACCGTCACCGGAGCAGGCGCGTTTGTAGAGAATGAATTAGCCGGCTATATCATGGGAGAGATCAAGGTTGACCCGTCAAGGGGCAGGCATGCATGGGTGCCCTATGAGGGAATGGCGGTCAGAGCGGATCAATCTCCTGAGCTTATCAGGACTCTCTATGAAAAGGTCTGCACTGCGTGGCTTAAGCAAGGCTGTTTTATGCACTATGTAATCGTACCTCTTGGAAATCAGGCATATTTTGAGGCCTTCCAGCGCCTGAGCTTTTTCATCCAGCAGGTACATGGGGTCATGAATCTGGAGGAATACCGTCCCTTTGCACATGTGCCTGATATTAAGGTTCGTATTGCCGGCAAAGCGGACCGCGAAAAAATGGGGCGCATGTCCGGCATTATCCAGTCATATCAGAATTCAGCACCTACGTTTGAGCTTGTGCTGCCCGAAGTAGAGGCGGATATAAAAGCCGGATATGAAAGAACCGTGGAGGACGGCGACATGACGGTTCTCCTTGCGGAGAAAGACGGGGAGGAGTTGGGTTTTCAAATCTATGAGGCTGCTGCTTCCGGGTTGATGTCGCCTGACGGCGGCGCGGAGCTCAGTGTCGCCGGTACATACCCCTGCCGGATGGGGACCGGCGTCGGAAAGAAGCTGATGAATGAAGGCTGTTCTCTTATGAGAGAGCGGGGTGTTCGCCATATTATAGCGGATTGGAGGATCACCAACCTCGCCTCCTCCACCTTTTGGCCCAAGTGCGGATTTAAGCCAGCCGCCTATCGGATGGTCAGATATATCGATAGCAGCTGGACCTGGGCAGGCTTTGATCATTTGGACATCCAATAA
- a CDS encoding GNAT family N-acetyltransferase, with product MIRKLTIQDNKKVMEYLKEEASINLFIMGDIENYGYDKTYLDLWGEFDEGGNLKAVMMKFFNSLTAYSKGCFDVQEFAGIIKGLEGIEEFSGKASVTEKFENIQGFNLKGKRNTFLCELKGGNKLSSFPEEYKVKKAGIEDADRLVESMAVIEEFGPITQADKKRIKNKLEVKTGRAFFIEEDGIIVSAANTTAENSKSAMIVGVYTHPDYRSKGYATLCMNVLCRELLSEGKSLCLFYDNPAAGRIYKRLGFTDIGNWNMYEIGQ from the coding sequence ATGATTAGAAAATTGACAATACAGGATAATAAAAAGGTTATGGAATACCTCAAAGAAGAGGCATCCATAAACCTTTTTATTATGGGGGATATTGAAAATTACGGATATGACAAAACTTATTTGGATTTATGGGGCGAATTTGATGAAGGCGGCAATTTAAAGGCTGTGATGATGAAATTCTTTAATTCTCTGACAGCATATTCAAAAGGTTGCTTTGATGTGCAGGAATTTGCAGGTATAATAAAGGGCTTAGAAGGAATTGAAGAGTTTTCCGGGAAAGCTTCTGTAACGGAAAAGTTTGAAAATATCCAAGGCTTTAATTTAAAAGGGAAGAGGAATACCTTCTTGTGTGAGCTTAAAGGAGGCAACAAATTGTCTAGTTTTCCCGAGGAATACAAAGTTAAAAAAGCGGGAATAGAGGATGCGGACCGGCTTGTAGAATCAATGGCTGTCATAGAGGAATTCGGGCCTATCACCCAAGCCGATAAAAAGAGGATTAAAAATAAATTGGAGGTTAAAACAGGCAGGGCGTTTTTTATTGAGGAAGATGGGATTATTGTGTCAGCCGCCAACACAACTGCGGAAAATTCCAAATCTGCCATGATAGTCGGCGTATATACTCATCCGGATTACCGGAGCAAGGGTTATGCCACCCTTTGCATGAATGTCTTGTGCCGGGAGCTTTTATCCGAAGGGAAATCCTTATGCTTGTTTTATGATAACCCGGCCGCCGGAAGGATATATAAAAGGCTTGGTTTTACTGATATAGGCAATTGGAATATGTACGAAATAGGGCAATAG
- a CDS encoding nitroreductase family protein, protein MNETLKTIYNRKSVRVFEDKEIAGEIKTHIIKSAMRAPTAGNMMLYTIIEVAEQSAKETLAETCDNQPFIAKSPFVLLFLADYQRWYDYYIASGVPELCGKNNMEMRKPGEGDLFLACCDALIAAQNAVIAAESLGLGSCYIGDIMENYEAHKELFGLPRYTFPIAMVCFGYPTEQQVKREQPNRFDERFIVFKDKYKSLSLYDFEEMFKEMDEKGSKSFIGGAENSGQHNYLRKFSADFSIEMTRSVREILKNWK, encoded by the coding sequence ATGAATGAAACATTAAAGACCATATATAACAGAAAATCCGTAAGGGTTTTTGAAGATAAAGAAATTGCCGGGGAAATAAAGACTCATATTATAAAGTCTGCCATGAGGGCGCCTACCGCCGGAAATATGATGTTATATACAATAATAGAGGTTGCTGAACAAAGTGCTAAAGAAACACTGGCAGAAACCTGCGATAATCAGCCTTTCATAGCCAAGTCTCCTTTTGTGCTGCTTTTTCTGGCGGATTATCAGCGCTGGTATGATTATTACATAGCTTCAGGGGTGCCTGAGCTTTGCGGCAAAAATAATATGGAGATGAGAAAGCCGGGCGAGGGAGATTTATTCTTAGCCTGCTGTGATGCCCTGATTGCTGCACAGAATGCAGTTATCGCAGCAGAATCCTTAGGGTTAGGCTCCTGCTACATAGGAGATATAATGGAAAATTATGAGGCTCACAAGGAACTGTTCGGACTTCCGCGGTATACCTTTCCTATTGCCATGGTGTGCTTTGGTTATCCGACGGAGCAGCAGGTAAAAAGGGAGCAGCCTAATCGGTTTGATGAAAGATTTATAGTTTTTAAAGATAAGTATAAAAGTTTAAGCCTATATGATTTTGAAGAAATGTTTAAAGAAATGGACGAAAAGGGCAGTAAAAGCTTTATAGGCGGGGCGGAAAATTCCGGACAGCATAACTATTTAAGAAAATTCAGCGCCGATTTCTCAATAGAAATGACAAGGTCAGTCAGGGAAATTCTAAAGAACTGGAAGTAG
- a CDS encoding NAD(P)-dependent alcohol dehydrogenase, which produces MEIQAAVLHNHGEKFNIETVTLDEPKADEVLVKIIASGICLTDIHIQHQEYYFPLPAVLGHEGAGIVEKVGEGVSGVKPGDHVVLGYAYCGECQPCLNNTPYKCDIYDELNFGGRMIDGTTRLHHHNDDLSVLFGQSSFAAYAVVNINNIVKVDDDLDLKYLGPLGCGIQTGSGTIFNYFKAQAGSSIAVFGAGAVGLSAVMAAKAANCGIIIAVDIHDNRLELARELGATHVLNSRKVDVEAEIKRITNGGVDYALEASGHGAVGRQAVNSLKYGGSLAYVSSPPSTYGLDPSHVRSLSIRGIVEGDSVQQVLIPQLIKLYKEGKFPFHKLIRFYQLHEINQAIADSQEGTVIKSVIIMPT; this is translated from the coding sequence ATGGAAATCCAAGCGGCAGTTTTACATAATCATGGTGAAAAATTCAATATTGAAACTGTTACTCTTGATGAACCAAAAGCGGATGAAGTGCTGGTTAAAATCATCGCTTCGGGGATTTGCCTTACTGATATACACATTCAACATCAGGAGTACTACTTTCCGCTGCCTGCTGTTTTAGGCCACGAAGGTGCCGGCATTGTGGAAAAGGTAGGCGAGGGCGTATCCGGTGTAAAGCCCGGGGACCATGTGGTTTTAGGATATGCATATTGCGGAGAATGCCAGCCTTGTCTTAACAACACACCATATAAATGCGATATTTATGATGAACTTAACTTCGGCGGGAGGATGATTGACGGTACAACAAGGCTTCATCATCATAACGATGATTTATCCGTACTGTTTGGGCAGTCTTCCTTTGCAGCTTATGCTGTTGTCAATATAAACAACATTGTAAAAGTTGATGATGACCTGGATTTGAAATATCTTGGGCCGCTAGGCTGCGGAATTCAAACCGGAAGCGGTACGATTTTTAATTATTTTAAAGCACAAGCCGGCTCAAGTATTGCCGTTTTTGGTGCAGGTGCGGTAGGATTAAGCGCAGTTATGGCGGCAAAAGCTGCAAATTGCGGAATCATAATTGCAGTAGATATTCACGATAACCGCTTGGAGCTGGCAAGGGAATTGGGTGCCACTCATGTTTTGAATTCCCGTAAAGTTGATGTTGAAGCTGAGATAAAACGTATAACCAATGGTGGAGTTGATTATGCCCTGGAGGCATCCGGGCATGGAGCGGTTGGGCGGCAGGCCGTTAATTCTCTTAAATATGGCGGAAGCCTTGCTTATGTCAGTTCGCCTCCATCCACATACGGATTGGATCCTTCACATGTAAGGAGCTTATCAATTAGAGGTATCGTGGAGGGTGACAGTGTTCAACAGGTTCTAATACCGCAGCTTATAAAGCTATATAAGGAAGGGAAATTTCCATTCCATAAGCTTATCAGGTTTTATCAGCTGCATGAGATAAATCAGGCTATTGCCGATTCACAGGAAGGAACCGTTATAAAATCAGTTATAATAATGCCCACTTAA
- the sufU gene encoding Fe-S cluster assembly sulfur transfer protein SufU: MELNELYTEVITQYSRSQKHRHPLDNPDIKVQGVNPSCGDDISLELKVNGGTIKNAAILGSGCAISMASAAIMADLIEGKSTAEAERLAALFLGMIRKTVTEENELEELEDALAFQNISNMPARVKCAVLAWHTLEEALKKLKVS, translated from the coding sequence ATGGAACTGAATGAGCTATACACTGAAGTTATCACCCAATACAGCCGTTCCCAAAAGCACAGGCATCCCCTTGACAATCCGGATATCAAGGTGCAGGGAGTCAATCCCAGCTGCGGGGATGATATCAGCCTGGAACTTAAGGTGAACGGCGGAACAATTAAAAATGCCGCCATTTTAGGCAGCGGGTGCGCCATATCCATGGCATCTGCCGCAATTATGGCAGACCTCATTGAAGGAAAATCAACTGCTGAGGCAGAGCGCCTGGCAGCGCTGTTCCTCGGCATGATCCGGAAAACCGTAACCGAAGAAAATGAACTGGAAGAGCTGGAGGACGCACTGGCCTTTCAGAACATTTCAAACATGCCTGCCCGGGTTAAATGCGCCGTGCTGGCCTGGCACACCCTGGAGGAAGCCTTGAAGAAGCTGAAGGTTTCTTAA
- a CDS encoding cysteine desulfurase, whose translation MSRYLKDFPLLQQVDKKGRLPVYLDNAATTQKPQAVIDAVASYYKVSNANPHRGAYDLSVEATKVLESAREKVKAFIGAGKAEEIVFTKSATESLNLAAKSCGMFLKEAGDEIVLAVSEHHSNLVPWQIAAQVRQARLTYMYTDESGRLPYEEIKSKISERTKLVAVAHASNVTGSVNPIEQVIERAHKAGAAVVVDGTQSIPHMAVDVALLDADFYAFSAHKMLGPMGVGVLYAKEKFLLDMPPLLYGGDMIEYVEEQSSTFAFPPQKFEGGTQNVGGVAGLSAAIDYLNSVGMNELQAAEVELTAYMLERLHEVPHLKIVGPDCLDDRTGVVSFVLEGVHPHDVATILNADGIAIRSGHHCAQPFMRHLGVQSTCRASLYLYNTKEDIDRLADSLKGARRWLGYGTE comes from the coding sequence TTGAGCAGATATTTAAAGGATTTTCCATTACTACAGCAAGTAGATAAAAAGGGGCGGCTTCCGGTCTATTTAGACAACGCGGCTACGACACAAAAACCCCAGGCCGTGATTGACGCCGTTGCTTCATATTATAAAGTTTCCAATGCAAATCCCCACCGGGGAGCTTATGACCTGAGCGTGGAGGCCACGAAGGTGCTGGAATCGGCCAGGGAGAAAGTCAAAGCTTTCATCGGGGCCGGTAAGGCGGAAGAAATTGTCTTTACAAAAAGCGCGACGGAATCTTTAAACCTGGCAGCTAAAAGCTGCGGGATGTTTTTAAAGGAGGCCGGCGATGAAATCGTCCTGGCCGTTTCCGAGCACCACAGCAACCTGGTGCCCTGGCAGATAGCGGCACAGGTCCGGCAGGCCAGACTTACCTATATGTACACTGACGAATCTGGGAGGCTTCCTTATGAGGAAATTAAAAGCAAAATTTCCGAAAGGACAAAGCTGGTGGCAGTTGCCCACGCCTCCAATGTGACAGGGTCGGTTAACCCAATCGAGCAGGTTATAGAACGGGCCCATAAGGCAGGCGCAGCAGTTGTGGTAGACGGTACTCAAAGTATCCCCCACATGGCGGTGGACGTAGCATTACTGGATGCCGACTTTTACGCTTTTTCCGCCCATAAAATGCTGGGCCCCATGGGTGTCGGAGTTCTTTACGCAAAAGAGAAGTTTCTTTTGGATATGCCTCCATTACTGTACGGAGGCGATATGATCGAATATGTTGAAGAGCAGTCATCTACCTTTGCGTTTCCTCCCCAGAAATTCGAGGGAGGCACTCAGAACGTAGGAGGCGTCGCAGGTCTTTCTGCCGCCATCGATTATTTGAACAGTGTTGGCATGAATGAATTACAGGCTGCTGAGGTTGAGCTTACAGCCTATATGCTGGAGAGGCTTCATGAAGTCCCCCATCTTAAAATTGTGGGACCTGATTGCCTTGATGACCGGACCGGTGTGGTTTCCTTTGTATTGGAAGGGGTTCATCCTCATGATGTAGCCACAATACTCAATGCGGACGGCATAGCAATCCGCTCCGGACACCATTGCGCCCAGCCCTTTATGCGCCACCTGGGTGTGCAGAGCACCTGCCGGGCCAGCCTATACCTCTACAATACAAAAGAAGATATCGACCGGCTGGCAGACAGCTTAAAAGGGGCAAGGAGGTGGCTTGGCTATGGAACTGAATGA
- a CDS encoding SufD family Fe-S cluster assembly protein produces the protein MEPLTIKMKRMPVRTWNRSRVNDAEVVLISPEGIWDAGVAGVCTVGQVVIQQNFERLEFEEEDAANLFITDEMRSFIEDHGSRRYFIRIPKGCAEKKPVILTFNMDGENPILVDDIIIDAEEGSSASVILNYESKSNKPVYHYGRTRVIARPDSKVKLIKVQMLDGKAGHTDAIEGIVEAGAQLDVIIAEMGGACPVSSCNLILKEEGAAANLDVIYLGNGERSLDMSYRVEHRGRKTVSKICGKGILMDKSKKVLRDTLDFVSGASGSKGREEESVLMLGPEVKNISVPLLLCGEDDVEGEHAATSGRPDDSILFYLMSRGISEAEAKKLLAQAAFSSIVEKIPDYFIQDKILYTVSNSIEGGGERP, from the coding sequence ATGGAACCATTGACTATAAAAATGAAGAGAATGCCGGTAAGGACCTGGAACCGTTCCCGTGTAAACGACGCTGAAGTTGTCCTTATTTCGCCGGAAGGTATATGGGACGCCGGTGTGGCGGGTGTATGTACCGTAGGCCAGGTTGTTATACAGCAGAATTTTGAAAGGCTGGAATTTGAGGAAGAGGATGCAGCCAACCTTTTTATAACTGATGAAATGAGAAGTTTCATTGAGGACCATGGCAGCCGGAGGTATTTTATCAGGATCCCCAAGGGCTGTGCAGAAAAGAAGCCGGTTATCCTGACCTTTAATATGGACGGCGAAAATCCAATCCTGGTAGACGATATCATCATCGATGCTGAGGAAGGATCCAGTGCCTCGGTGATCCTTAATTATGAATCCAAAAGCAACAAGCCCGTATACCATTATGGACGGACGCGGGTCATTGCCCGTCCTGATTCCAAGGTGAAGCTTATAAAGGTGCAGATGCTTGACGGTAAAGCCGGCCATACGGACGCAATAGAAGGCATAGTAGAAGCAGGGGCCCAGCTTGATGTCATCATTGCCGAGATGGGCGGGGCCTGCCCTGTTTCAAGCTGCAACCTCATCCTCAAAGAAGAAGGAGCCGCCGCTAACCTGGATGTGATTTACCTGGGTAACGGTGAACGCTCCCTGGATATGTCCTACCGGGTGGAACACCGGGGGAGAAAAACTGTCTCCAAAATATGCGGCAAGGGCATCCTTATGGATAAGAGCAAAAAGGTTCTCCGGGACACTCTGGATTTTGTGAGCGGCGCCTCCGGCTCCAAAGGCCGGGAAGAGGAGAGCGTGCTCATGCTGGGACCGGAGGTTAAAAATATTTCCGTTCCCCTGCTTCTGTGCGGAGAGGACGATGTGGAGGGGGAGCATGCGGCCACCTCAGGCAGGCCTGACGACAGCATACTATTCTATTTGATGAGCAGGGGAATCAGCGAGGCGGAAGCAAAAAAACTGCTGGCCCAGGCTGCTTTTTCATCGATTGTTGAAAAAATTCCGGATTATTTTATACAGGATAAGATACTTTACACTGTGAGCAATTCCATTGAAGGAGGAGGTGAAAGGCCTTGA
- the sufB gene encoding Fe-S cluster assembly protein SufB has product MDKQKTMLKDIDRERFDFRDEDKSGYKTGKGLSADIVAEISKVKNEPLWMLEHRLRSLEIYDQTPLPAWGPPLDELNMDEIVTYVRPDTKMKSNWNEVPEYIKSTFERLGIPQAERNYLAGAGAQYDSEVVYHNIKQELLSQGVIYTDMETALREHEDIVRELFMKLVPPQDHKFVALHGAVWSGGSFVYVPQGIHVDIPLQSYFRLNAPGAGQFEHTLIVVEKGASAHFIEGCSAPKYNVVNLHAGCVELYVREGASLRYSTIENWSKNMMNLNTKRAIVEKNGSIEWISGTFGSHTTMLYPTSILKGEGSRSAFTGITFAGKGQNLDTGTNVVHAAPNTSSTVSSRSISKDGGCAVYRSSITILPEASGAKSSIVCESLMMDSASRTDTIPVMDIRNDKVDIGHEARIGRISDAAVFYLMTRGLTEEEAKATIVRGFVEPIAKELPLEYAVEMNRLISIELEGTIG; this is encoded by the coding sequence ATGGATAAGCAAAAAACAATGTTAAAGGATATTGACAGGGAACGCTTCGATTTCCGGGATGAGGACAAAAGCGGCTATAAGACGGGTAAAGGCCTTTCAGCAGATATCGTTGCGGAGATTTCAAAAGTCAAAAATGAGCCGCTCTGGATGCTGGAGCACCGCCTACGTTCGCTGGAAATCTACGATCAAACACCCCTGCCGGCCTGGGGGCCGCCTCTTGACGAGCTTAATATGGATGAAATAGTAACCTATGTAAGGCCGGACACCAAAATGAAAAGTAACTGGAACGAGGTGCCGGAGTATATCAAAAGCACCTTCGAGCGCCTGGGGATTCCTCAGGCTGAGAGGAACTACCTGGCAGGAGCCGGCGCACAATACGACTCGGAAGTGGTCTACCATAATATAAAGCAGGAGCTCTTAAGCCAGGGAGTCATTTACACCGATATGGAAACAGCCCTGCGGGAGCATGAGGACATTGTAAGGGAGCTTTTTATGAAGCTGGTGCCTCCACAGGATCATAAGTTTGTGGCTTTGCACGGCGCCGTATGGTCCGGAGGCTCCTTTGTATATGTGCCCCAAGGGATTCACGTTGATATTCCCCTTCAGTCTTATTTCAGGCTCAATGCTCCCGGAGCAGGGCAGTTCGAGCATACTCTGATTGTTGTGGAAAAGGGCGCCAGCGCCCATTTTATAGAAGGATGTTCGGCTCCCAAATACAATGTGGTAAATCTCCACGCCGGGTGCGTGGAGCTGTACGTAAGGGAAGGGGCTTCTCTCAGGTATTCCACAATTGAAAACTGGTCGAAGAACATGATGAACCTTAATACCAAGAGGGCCATCGTCGAGAAAAACGGCAGCATAGAGTGGATTTCCGGCACCTTCGGCTCCCATACCACCATGCTTTATCCCACCAGCATCCTTAAGGGAGAAGGGTCCCGGTCTGCATTTACCGGCATCACCTTTGCGGGGAAGGGGCAAAATCTGGACACGGGAACCAATGTGGTCCACGCCGCGCCAAATACCTCGTCAACTGTGAGTTCACGCTCCATTTCCAAAGACGGAGGGTGTGCCGTATACAGAAGCTCTATCACCATTTTGCCGGAGGCTTCGGGAGCCAAATCCTCCATAGTCTGTGAATCGCTTATGATGGACAGCGCTTCCCGTACGGATACCATACCGGTTATGGATATCAGAAACGACAAGGTGGATATAGGCCATGAAGCAAGGATAGGGAGAATAAGCGATGCGGCGGTATTCTATCTTATGACCAGGGGTCTGACGGAAGAGGAAGCCAAAGCCACAATTGTCCGGGGATTTGTGGAGCCCATTGCCAAGGAGCTCCCCCTGGAGTATGCGGTGGAGATGAACCGGCTTATCAGTATTGAACTGGAAGGTACCATCGGTTAG
- the sufC gene encoding Fe-S cluster assembly ATPase SufC — translation MPKNLLSIKDLHASVNGQPILNGVDIAINPGEVHVLMGPNGAGKSTLANVVMGDPRYRVDKGNIFFEDEDITEEKTDARARRGMFLSFQAPEEISGITVENFLRTAKAAYTGEEIKLLPFRKELRAKMEELGMDASYAARYLNVGFSGGEKKKNEILQMSILNPKLAILDETDSGLDIDAVKTISESLQRYKNKENAVLIITHITRILQSLSVDYVHIMAEGRIIRTSDASIIDKINRDGFASVLG, via the coding sequence ATGCCAAAGAATTTACTAAGTATAAAGGACTTGCATGCATCCGTAAACGGACAACCCATATTAAATGGGGTTGACATTGCAATCAACCCTGGAGAAGTGCATGTACTCATGGGGCCCAACGGAGCCGGGAAGTCCACCCTGGCAAACGTAGTCATGGGTGATCCCCGGTACCGGGTGGATAAAGGAAACATTTTTTTCGAAGATGAGGATATTACGGAAGAGAAGACGGACGCCCGGGCAAGAAGGGGCATGTTTCTCTCCTTTCAGGCGCCGGAGGAGATTTCCGGAATAACGGTGGAAAATTTTCTGCGCACTGCAAAAGCGGCTTATACAGGTGAGGAAATAAAGCTTTTACCTTTTAGAAAGGAGCTTCGGGCTAAGATGGAGGAACTGGGGATGGACGCCTCTTATGCCGCCCGGTATCTCAATGTTGGTTTTTCGGGCGGAGAAAAAAAGAAAAATGAGATCCTTCAAATGTCAATTTTAAACCCCAAGCTTGCCATACTGGATGAGACCGATTCCGGCCTGGATATCGATGCGGTAAAAACAATTTCTGAAAGCCTTCAGCGTTATAAAAATAAAGAAAATGCGGTTTTAATAATCACTCATATAACAAGGATTTTGCAAAGCCTTTCCGTGGACTATGTCCATATCATGGCGGAGGGCCGTATCATAAGGACTTCCGATGCCTCCATCATCGATAAAATCAACAGGGACGGATTTGCCTCTGTACTTGGTTAA
- a CDS encoding MarR family transcriptional regulator: MYKKEKLIKKLYQTLNIMSCEAKIARNYGTDHKLTYSDISLLKCIQNNENTKASELSQYLGMTNGAVAQFAKKLEAKGYLEPYRIDGNKKEVYYKLTDSGEAACRGCDEHYKKLMKGIEDYISQLDEDTVKKIGGLFDLIAVNAAVEQHCSIKHTAGKDEPQSDNDSQGEVIRRCEKCQRIY, translated from the coding sequence ATGTATAAAAAAGAAAAACTGATAAAAAAACTGTATCAGACTTTGAATATCATGAGCTGTGAAGCAAAGATTGCCAGAAATTACGGGACGGATCATAAGCTGACCTATTCGGATATCAGCCTTTTAAAGTGCATACAGAACAATGAAAATACCAAAGCCAGCGAGCTGTCACAATACCTGGGAATGACCAACGGCGCAGTGGCCCAGTTTGCCAAAAAGCTTGAAGCCAAAGGATACCTGGAACCATACCGGATTGACGGCAATAAAAAGGAAGTGTATTACAAGTTGACGGACAGCGGTGAAGCAGCCTGCCGGGGATGCGACGAGCATTATAAAAAACTGATGAAGGGAATTGAGGACTATATTTCCCAATTGGATGAAGACACCGTTAAAAAAATTGGCGGGCTTTTTGACTTGATTGCTGTCAACGCCGCTGTTGAACAGCATTGCTCCATAAAGCATACCGCAGGCAAGGATGAGCCTCAAAGTGATAACGATTCTCAAGGAGAGGTGATAAGGAGGTGCGAAAAATGCCAAAGAATTTACTAA